From Humisphaera borealis, the proteins below share one genomic window:
- a CDS encoding heparan-alpha-glucosaminide N-acetyltransferase domain-containing protein — translation MRYGSIDILRTVAIFVMVFVHFGENLSGYTLPIAGLGAPLFAFLSGVSYVLWVNGQHARGASELKITKVSVRRGLFVFVTGFVFNVFVWLPEDTFNWDVLTFIGAALLLLNLLRKLPLSISVLVAVLALGISPILRGLAHYPSYWVNGYYDADLTLSDVLIGFFTTGYFPLFPWIAYSIAGLVTATLMFPPADSALDATPGVGLSPAGPATLPATPSWRSVLMVGLGMIATSAVLLAVRPFVPTPVGKHLLGGWTMFPPTIEYVLATMGMALSLFGVGHRWIDDNPRILRHTGLLSIAKTFSRYSLTIYVLHHVVHLWPLWIYGLAMGQEPTHYWKIAMPMSMSMPLAALFLGCCYAWFRWVGSDERRGIESMMRWVCD, via the coding sequence ATGCGCTACGGCTCGATCGACATCCTTCGGACGGTCGCCATCTTCGTGATGGTCTTCGTTCACTTCGGCGAGAATCTTTCCGGGTACACGCTGCCGATTGCGGGGCTGGGCGCGCCGCTGTTCGCGTTCCTTTCCGGCGTCAGCTATGTGCTCTGGGTGAACGGCCAGCACGCCCGCGGCGCAAGCGAACTTAAGATCACCAAGGTCTCCGTGCGGCGCGGACTGTTCGTCTTCGTGACCGGCTTTGTCTTTAACGTGTTCGTCTGGCTTCCCGAGGATACCTTCAACTGGGACGTGTTGACGTTCATCGGTGCGGCGCTGTTGTTGCTCAACCTGCTCCGCAAACTTCCGCTGTCGATCTCAGTTCTCGTTGCCGTGCTGGCACTGGGAATCAGTCCGATCCTTCGCGGTTTGGCGCATTACCCGTCGTACTGGGTGAACGGTTACTACGACGCCGATCTGACCCTGTCCGATGTGCTGATCGGCTTCTTCACGACCGGCTACTTTCCGCTATTCCCGTGGATCGCCTACTCGATCGCCGGGCTGGTGACGGCGACCCTGATGTTCCCGCCCGCCGACAGCGCCTTGGACGCCACGCCGGGCGTGGGACTGTCACCTGCGGGGCCGGCGACATTGCCCGCGACCCCATCGTGGCGGTCGGTCTTGATGGTGGGGTTGGGGATGATCGCGACATCGGCGGTGCTGCTGGCGGTCCGGCCGTTCGTGCCGACGCCGGTCGGCAAGCACCTCCTGGGCGGCTGGACGATGTTCCCGCCGACGATCGAATACGTGCTCGCGACCATGGGAATGGCGTTGTCGCTGTTCGGGGTCGGGCATCGGTGGATCGACGACAATCCACGGATCTTGCGGCACACAGGCCTGCTGAGCATCGCCAAGACCTTCAGCCGATACTCCCTGACGATCTACGTGCTGCACCATGTCGTTCACCTGTGGCCACTCTGGATTTACGGCCTGGCGATGGGACAGGAGCCGACCCATTACTGGAAGATCGCGATGCCGATGTCGATGTCGATGCCGCTGGCGGCTCTGTTTCTGGGGTGCTGCTATGCGTGGTTCCGCTGGGTCGGTTCTGATGAACGGCGGGGGATCGAGTCGATGATGCGATGGGTGTGCGATTAG